In a single window of the Chionomys nivalis chromosome 11, mChiNiv1.1, whole genome shotgun sequence genome:
- the LOC130884016 gene encoding olfactory receptor 2A12-like → MWMIPGQNQTTVSEFILLGFSSDPTTNSILFTVFLLIYLSSVMGNGLITLLICLDSHLHTPMYFFLCILAMLDMGYVTTTMPLMLVHLLAQSQTISFAGCWMQMYVFGALATTECTLFVVMAYDRYVAICYPLHYTVILNWGLCIRLASGSLVCGFLSALLHTFFTMSLPYCGPNKVNHYFCEGPSVRSLACMDTHLIEMVDLILSVFVVVTPISLIVASYVHIAMAVLKIKSIKARFKAFSTCASHLTVVTLFYGPASYIYIRPNSSYSPERDKQISLFYNAFTALLNPVVYSLRNKDIKRAFLKVIGYNEVD, encoded by the coding sequence ATGTGGATGATTCCAGGACAGAACCAAACTACTGTTTCTGAGTTTATCCTGCTTGGCTTCTCCAGTGACCCCACCACCAACAGCATCCTCTTCACTGTGTTCCTTCTCATCTACCTGAGCTCAGTCATGGGCAATGGACTCATCACCCTGCTGATCTGCCTGGACTCACATCTgcacactcccatgtacttcttcctctgtATACTTGCCATGTTGGATATGGGCTATGTCACCACCACCATGCCCCTGATGTTGGTGCATCTTCTTGCTCAATCTCAGACCATCTCCTTTGCTGGCTGCTGGATGCAGATGTATGTGTTTGGTGCTCTGGCTACTACTGAGTGTACCTTGTTTGTTGTCATGGCTTATGACAGATATGTGGCCATTTGCTACCCACTGCATTATACTGTCATCCTCAACTGGGGACTGTGCATACGACTGGCATCTGGGTCTTTAGTCTGTGGTTTCCTCTCTGCTTTGTTACATACTTTCTTCACCATGAGTCTACCATATTGTGGGCCCAACAAAGTCAACCACTATTTCTGTGAAGGCCCTTCAGTGCGTAGCCTGGCTTGCATGGATACACATCTCATTGAGATGGTAGACCTGATTTTGAGTGTTTTTGTGGTTGTTACTCCAATTTCCCTCATAGTGGCCTCCTACGTTCATATTGCCATGGCAGTTCTCAAGATCAAGTCTATCAAAGCCCGTTTCAAGGCCTTTTctacctgtgcctcccacctAACTGTGGTCACACTCTTTTATGGTCCAGCCTCTTACATCTACATAAGACCCAACTCCAGCTACTCCCCTGAGCGAGACAAGCAGATCTCACTCTTTTACAATGCCTTCACAGCCTTGCTCAACCCTGTGGTCTACAGTCTGAGGAACAAGGACATCAAGAGGGCATTTCTCAAGGTGATAGGGTACAATGAGGTGGACTAG
- the LOC130883980 gene encoding olfactory receptor 2A12-like: MWMITGQNQSWVSEFILLGFSSDPTTNSILFIVFLLIYLSSVMGNGLIILLICLDSHLHTPMYFFLCILAMVDMGYVTTTMPQMLVHLLAQSQTISFAGCWMQMYVFSALGITECTFFVVMAYDRYVAICYPLRYTVILNWGLCIRLASGSLVCGFLSALLHTFFTMSLPYCGPNKVNHYFCQGPSVRSLACMDTHLIEMVDLILSVLLVVTPISLIVASYIHIALAILKIKSTQARCKAFSTCASHLTVVTFFYVPASYIYMRPHSSYSPEQIKQISLFYNVFTALLNPVVYSLRNKDIKRAFLKVIGHSTVDY, encoded by the coding sequence ATGTGGATGATTACAGGGCAGAATCAAAGTTGGGTTTCTGAGTTTATCCTGCTTGGCTTCTCCAGTGACCCCACCACCAACAGCATCCTCTTCATTGTGTTCCTTCTCATCTACCTGAGCTCAGTCATGGGCAATGGGCTCATCATCCTGCTGATCTGCCTGGACTCACATCTgcacactcccatgtacttcttcctctgtATACTCGCCATGGTGGATATGGGTTATGTCACCACCACCATGCCCCAGATGTTGGTGCATCTTCTTGCTCAATCTCAGACCATCTCCTTTGCTGGCTGCTGGATGCAGATGTATGTGTTTAGTGCCCTGGGTATAACTGAGTGCACCTTCTTTGTTGTCATGGCTTATGACAGATATGTGGCCATTTGCTACCCACTACGCTATACTGTCATCCTCAACTGGGGACTGTGCATACGGCTGGCATCTGGGTCGTTAGTCTGTGGTTTCCTCTCTGCTTTGTTACATACATTCTTCACCATGAGTCTGCCATATTGTGGGCCCAACAAGGTCAACCACTACTTCTGTCAAGGTCCTTCAGTGCGTAGCCTGGCTTGCATGGATACCCACCTTATTGAGATGGTAGACCTGATCTTGAGTGTTTTGTTGGTTGTTACTCCAATTTCTCTCATTGTGGCCTCATACATTCATATTGCTCTGGCAATCCTCAAGATCAAGTCCACCCAGGCCCGCTGCAAGGCGTTCTCTACCTGTGCTTCCCACCTGACTGTGGTTACATTCTTCTATGTTCCAGCCTCTTATATCTATATGAGACCCCACTCTAGTTACTCACCTGAGCAAATCAAGCAGATCTCACTCTTTTACAATGTCTTCACAGCCTTGCTCAACCCTGTGGTCTACAGTCTGAGGAACAAAGACATTAAAAGGGCATTTCTCAAGGTGATTGGGCATAGTACAGTGGACTACTGA